The following proteins are encoded in a genomic region of Corylus avellana chromosome ca4, CavTom2PMs-1.0:
- the LOC132178670 gene encoding large ribosomal subunit protein uL2m isoform X2, whose protein sequence is MALRRASSCFFNKLKLNVNPNLNNVAHRNLSAGGTRPLHDSMMNQIFHLDINSQIGSCMPLAAMRIGTMIHNIEMNPGQGGKLVRAPGTCAKILKEPSSKYCLVRLPSGAEKLISTRCRATIGMNSNPGHAARKLRKAGQSRWLGIRPKVRGVAMNPVDHPHGGGEGKSKSSGSHGKCSRTPWGKPCKSGYKTGPLKRRK, encoded by the exons ATGGCTCTTCGGCGAGCTTCATCGTGCTTCTTCAACAAGCTCAAGCTCAATGTCAATCCCAATCTCAACAACGTTGCTCATCGCAATCTTTCAGCGG GGGGCACTCGTCCTTTGCATGATAGCATGATGAATCAGATCTTTCATCTTGACATAAATTCACAAATTGGGAGTTGTATGCCACTTGCTGCTATGCGTATCGGAACAATGATCCACAACATTGAGATGAACCCGGGTCAAGGTGGCAAGCTTGTTCGAGCTCCAGGGACTTGTGCAAAGATCTTGAAAGAGCCATCGTCTAAATATTGTTTAGTGAGATTGCCTTCAGGTGCTGAGAAGTTGATTAGCACTCGGTGCCGGGCCACAATTGGTATGAATTCAAACCCAGGCCATGCAGCTCGGAAGCTCAGGAAAGCTGGGCAGAGCCGTTGGTTGGGTATAAGACCAAAAGTTCGAGGAGTGGCTATGAATCCAGTAGATCATCCACATGGTGGAGGCGAGGGTAAGAGCAAGAGTAGTGGGAGTCATGGAAAGTGTTCTCGCACTCCTTGGGGCAAGCCTTGTAAGTCTGGTTACAAAACTGGACCCCTTAAGCGCAGAAAGTAG
- the LOC132178963 gene encoding protein WVD2-like 7, with amino-acid sequence MGEPVVDVYRGEDKDHKMGERAASKPDLEVSVSFGRFENDSLSWEKWSAFSPNKYLEEVEKFATPGSVAEKKAYFEAHYKKIAARRAELMDQANQMENDPLRPENQNGGDLTSNVSSAGFEFDICNSHSPTEEVVKQETNLVSEVISTHVADLKEDAAISTESQRTLSEGVEEEMGSRIDSPKSSKPEEAVLVKEEEEEAEESTLVESQDTKEISHKDNAIGNAPKVKEEKAQLEHPKESKKVPPVNRDRNVTRVKKKASPPVTKASHLSTPKVSKPTPASTAISATRSSTKKGNDWSLPRSKNSSTVEIKKVAPKSLYMSLSMDPTNSDPTSLPTTRKSFIMEKMGDKDIVKRAFKTFEKSFNQLKSSAEERSSVPKQVPAKGTGPRVSTSTTSRKENGGSLKPGCVDKRIAKAAPSSYGLKSDERAKKTNKFSKKLEEKSNAKEAVRTGLQSKSKEQKETDIRKLRQSLNFKATPVPSFYRGVKMSKSTSDKDVSKNEVHR; translated from the exons ATGGGTGAACCAGTAGTAGATGTTTACAGAGGTGAAGATAAGGACCATAAG ATGGGAGAGAGAGCTGCCTCAAAACCTGACTTGGAAGTGTCGGTTTCATTCGGGAGGTTTGAGAATGATTCACTGTCCTGGGAGAAATGGTCAGCTTTCTCGCCCAATAAGTACTTGGAAGAAGTCGAGAAGTTTGCAACACCCGGATCAGTAGCCGAGAAGAAGGCCTACTTCGAAGCTCATTACAAGAAGATTGCTGCTCGCAGAGCTGAGCTAATGGATCAAGcaaatcaaatggaaaatgaTCCGTTGAGGCCAGAGAATCAAAATGGTGGAGATCTGACCAGTAATGTTAGTAGTGCCGGCTTTGAATTTGATATCTGTAATAGCCACAGTCCCACAGAAGAAGTTGTGAAGCAAGAAACCAACTTGGTCAGTGAGGTGATTAGCACCCACGTGGCTGATCTGAAGGAGGATGCTGCAATCAGTACAGAAAGTCAAAGGACATTATCTGAGGGagtagaagaagaaatgggtagCAGAATAGATAGCCCTAAGTCAAGCAAACCAGAAGAGGCGGTTTtggtaaaagaagaagaagaagaagcagaagaaagtACTTTGGTTGAATCTCAAGACACGAAGGAAATTTCTCATAAGGACAATGCCATAGGAAATGCTCCAAAAGTTAAAGAGGAAAAAGCCCAGTTGGAACATCCAAAGGAATCTAAGAAG GTTCCTCCAGTGAATAGGGACAGAAATGTGACAAGGGTAAAGAAGAAAGCATCACCACCTGTAACTAAAGCATCACATCTTTCCACCCCTAAAGTGTCAAAGCCTACACCAGCTTCCACTGCAATATCTGCAACGCGATCTTCAACAAAGAAGGGAAATGATTGGTCCTTACCAAGGAGCAAAAATTCTTCAACTGTTGAAATTAAGAAAGTTGCTCCCAAGTCTCTATACATGTCCCTTAGCATGGATCCTACAAATTCTGATCCAACTTCGCTTCCCACCACTCGAAAATCCTTCATTATGGAGAAAATGGGGGACAAGGACATTGTCAAACGAGCATTTAAGACATTTGAAAAAAGTTTCAACCAGCTGAAATCTTCTGCTGAAGAGAGATCTTCAGTACCAAAACAG GTGCCTGCAAAGGGGACAGGACCAAGGGTTTCCACTTCTACGACTTCACGAAAAGAGAATGGAGG GTCACTAAAACCAGGTTGTGTGGATAAAAGAATTGCTAAGGCGGCCCCTTCTTCTTATGGCTTGAAAAGCGATGAAAGggcaaagaaaacaaacaag TTTTCAAAGAAATTGGAGGAAAAATCAAACGCTAAAGAGGCAGTGAGGACAGGTCTTCAATCAAAATCAAAG GAACAAAAAGAGACAGACATCAGAAAGTTAAGACAGAGCCTTAATTTCAAAGCCACACCCGTGCCAAGCTTTTATCGGGGAGTAAAAATGTCAAAAAGCACTTCAGATAAG GATGTTTCCAAAAATGAGGTTCATCGGTGA
- the LOC132178602 gene encoding two-component response regulator ARR5 has protein sequence MEGNFVVSRRMIDAFDVSPSDSEEAHVLAVDDSLVDRKVIERLLKISSFKVTAVDSGRRALQFLGLDEEKSASVGFDGLKVDLIITDYCMPGMTGYELLKKIKESSTFREIPVVIMSSENVLARIDRCLEEGAEDFIVKPVKLSDVKRLKDYMMREDGVGSESSRGGINKRKLQDCCDLSSSEPSISSSPSSSSSESPSRSPTSSSSAPSIPTPLDSPIRRLKMTTTDLID, from the exons ATGGAGGGTAACTTTGTCGTTTCACGGCGGATGATTGACGCTTTTGATGTTTCGCCGTCTGATTCCGAAGAAGCTCACGTTCTGGCCGTTGACGACAGCCTCGTTGATCGGAAGGTCATTGAGCGATTGCTTaaaatttcttctttcaaaG TGACGGCCGTGGATAGTGGAAGGAGAGCCCTGCAATTCCTGGGGCTGGACGAGGAGAAGAGCGCCTCCGTTGGTTTTGAT GGCTTGAAGGTGGATCTGATCATCACAGACTACTGTATGCCTGGAATGACTGGATACGAGTTGCTCAAGAAAATCAAG GAATCCTCTACATTCAGAGAGATTCCGGTGGTGATTATGTCGTCTGAGAACGTCTTAGCGCGTATTGACAg ATGTTTGGAGGAAGGGGCAGAGGATTTCATAGTGAAGCCGGTGAAGTTATCGGACGTGAAGCGGTTGAAGGATTACATGATGAGAGAGGACGGAGTTGGAAGTGAGAGTAGTAGAGGAGGGATCAACAAGAGAAAGCTACAAGATTGTTGCGATCTGAGTTCATCAGAACCGTCCATTTCATCATCACCGTCATCTTCTTCATCAGAATCGCCATCACGGTCGCCTACATCGTCGTCATCAGCACCGTCTATTCCCACACCTTTAGATTCTCCAATCAGACGGCTTAAAATGACCACCACCGATTTGATTGATTAA
- the LOC132178670 gene encoding large ribosomal subunit protein uL2m isoform X1 — translation MALRRASSCFFNKLKLNVNPNLNNVAHRNLSADAGGTRPLHDSMMNQIFHLDINSQIGSCMPLAAMRIGTMIHNIEMNPGQGGKLVRAPGTCAKILKEPSSKYCLVRLPSGAEKLISTRCRATIGMNSNPGHAARKLRKAGQSRWLGIRPKVRGVAMNPVDHPHGGGEGKSKSSGSHGKCSRTPWGKPCKSGYKTGPLKRRK, via the exons ATGGCTCTTCGGCGAGCTTCATCGTGCTTCTTCAACAAGCTCAAGCTCAATGTCAATCCCAATCTCAACAACGTTGCTCATCGCAATCTTTCAGCGG ATGCAGGGGGCACTCGTCCTTTGCATGATAGCATGATGAATCAGATCTTTCATCTTGACATAAATTCACAAATTGGGAGTTGTATGCCACTTGCTGCTATGCGTATCGGAACAATGATCCACAACATTGAGATGAACCCGGGTCAAGGTGGCAAGCTTGTTCGAGCTCCAGGGACTTGTGCAAAGATCTTGAAAGAGCCATCGTCTAAATATTGTTTAGTGAGATTGCCTTCAGGTGCTGAGAAGTTGATTAGCACTCGGTGCCGGGCCACAATTGGTATGAATTCAAACCCAGGCCATGCAGCTCGGAAGCTCAGGAAAGCTGGGCAGAGCCGTTGGTTGGGTATAAGACCAAAAGTTCGAGGAGTGGCTATGAATCCAGTAGATCATCCACATGGTGGAGGCGAGGGTAAGAGCAAGAGTAGTGGGAGTCATGGAAAGTGTTCTCGCACTCCTTGGGGCAAGCCTTGTAAGTCTGGTTACAAAACTGGACCCCTTAAGCGCAGAAAGTAG
- the LOC132179814 gene encoding formin-like protein 4: MAVMFQPWLPLYLFLLAFIISALPFSHCQFGSPQNIETFYPFDQAPSPNSVPQPPIVRPFPPATPPQPAPTKSSTTGKIVKAVAATAAGTLVVSALLFFLVHRGFAARRRGTQGSSRSSDEGPPAAPRNEFSRVDGDLKGFIVDEDGLDVLYWRKLEGRNSKKCTFRKEVLKKEEQEQEDRRRKSERQEVPLLRGKSSASHVKVVPEVDDPNGISPSTPPPPSSPPPTPTPTPTPSPATPTPPPPHLTAILQFQVTVTPPPLPPRTGGSNTSLKPPPARPKGVVGNNQPGESSSGTENGHVKMKPLHWDKVNTNTDHSMVWDKIDAGSFRFDGDLMEHLFGYVATNNKSPERNSNSVGRSSHNSYPPAQIFILDPRRSQNIAIVLKSLAISRKGIVAALIDGHGLDTDTLEKLVRIAPSNEEHAQILEYEGDLTRLADAESFLYHLLKAVPSAFTRLNAMLFRTNYDLEILFLKQSIQTLELGCKELKIRGLFMKLLEATLKAGNRMNAGTARGNAQAFDLNALRKLSDVKSSDGRTTLLHFVVEEVVRSEGKRCVLSRNRSMSRSMSRGGSTYNPESLTTNEERDKEYKLLGLPMVGGLSAEFSNVKKAATIDYDTFASTSAALTAHAAEIRALNSQCANDRGGGFVREMEGFLEAAEEELKVLREEETRVMDLVKKTTEYYQAGASKDKAAPPLQLFVIVKDFLSMVDQVCVEIVRSLQKRRTVMTTLGSSSPNSPPPRGPVRFPNLPENFMSDKSMSSSSESDDF; this comes from the exons ATGGCTGTGATGTTTCAGCCATGGCTCCCTCTGTACCTATTCCTCCTCGCGTTCATCATTTCTGCGCTTCCTTTCTCTCATTGTCAATTCGGTTCTCCCCAGAACATCGAGACTTTCTACCCATTTGATCAAGCTCCGTCGCCGAATTCTGTCCCGCAACCTCCAATAGTTCGTCCATTTCCTCCAGCGACGCCACCGCAACCGGCGCCAACGAAGTCTTCGACGACCGGGAAGATTGTGAAGGCAGTGGCTGCCACGGCAGCCGGCACTCTGGTTGTTTCCGCGTTGCTCTTCTTTTTGGTCCATAGGGGTTTTGCTGCAAGACGCAGAGGAACGCAAGGCAGTAGTCGTTCTAGTGATGAAGGTCCGCCTGCAGCGCCACGCAATGAGTTTTCACGGGTTGACGGAGATCTCAAGGGGTTCATTGTTGATGAAGATGGTTTGGATGTGCTTTATTGGAGGAAACTTGAAGGGAGAAACTCCAAGAAGTGTACTTTCCGTAAAGAggtattaaaaaaagaagagcaagaaCAAGAAGATCGGCGGAGGAAGTCTGAGCGACAAGAAGTTCCTCTGCTCCGAGGGAAGTCTTCAGCTTCCCATGTTAAAGTTGTGCCAGAAGTGGATGATCCCAATGGAATTAGTCCATCAACTCCTCCCCCTCCTTCTTCCCCaccaccaacaccaacaccaacaccaacaccatcACCtgccacccccaccccccccccacCCCACCTCACTGCCATTCTGCAGTTTCAAGTCACTGTCACACCGCCACCTCTGCCGCCTAGGACAGGTGGTTCGAACACATCATTAAAGCCGCCCCCGGCGCGGCCAAAAGGCGTGGTAGGGAACAACCAGCCGGGAGAGTCTTCATCTGGAACCGAAAATGGTCATGTAAAAATGAAGCCATTGCATTGGGACAAGGTGAACACTAACACAGATCATTCCATGGTGTGGGACAAAATTGATGCCGGCTCTTTcag GTTTGATGGAGATCTTATGGAACACCTCTTTGGCTATGTTGCCACCAACAACAAATCACCTGAAAGAAACAGTAACTCGGTGGGTCGAAGCAGTCACAACTCTTATCCGCCAGCACAAATATTTATCCTCGATCCTCGAAGGTCTCAGAACATTGCAATTGTTCTGAAATCTCTGGCCATATCTCGCAAAGGAATCGTTGCGGCGCTCATTGACGGCCACGGCCTTGACACTGATACTCTTGAAAAGCTGGTCAGAATTGCTCCATCCAATGAAGAACATGCCCAAATCCTAGAATACGAGGGAGATCTCACACGACTAGCTGATGCTGAATCCTTCCTCTACCACCTCCTGAAAGCTGTTCCTTCAGCTTTTACTCGTCTTAATGCCATGCTTTTCAGAACCAATTACGATTTGGAGATTCTATTCCTTAAGCAATCAATACAAACACTTGAATTGGGTTGCAAGGAGCTTAAAATACGAGGGCTCTTTATGAAGCTTTTAGAAGCAACCCTCAAGGCTGGCAATCGCATGAATGCAGGAACAGCGCGAGGGAATGCCCAAGCCTTCGACCTTAATGCTCTTCGAAAGCTCTCTGATGTTAAAAGCTCAGATGGAAGGACTACTTTACTCCATTTTGTCGTGGAAGAAGTAGTCCGGTCAGAGGGAAAACGGTGTGTTTTGAGCAGAAATCGTAGCATGAGCCGTAGCATGAGCCGCGGCGGCAGTACTTATAATCCTGAGAGTTTAACAACAAACGAGGAAAGAGACAAGGAATATAAATTGCTAGGATTGCCAATGGTGGGAGGCCTCAGTGCTGAGTTCTCTAATGTAAAGAAAGCAGCCACAATAGATTATGACACCTTTGCTAGCACGAGCGCAGCTCTCACAGCCCATGCAGCAGAAATTCGAGCACTTAATTCCCAATGTGCCAATGATAGAGGAGGAGGGTTTGTGAGAGAGATGGAAGGGTTTCTTGAAGCAGCTGAAGAAGAGCTAAAGGTATTGAGAGAAGAAGAGACAAGGGTAATGGATCTTGTAAAGAAAACAACAGAATATTATCAAGCAGGAGCTTCAAAGGACAAAGCAGCACCCCCACTTCAACTATTCGTTATAGTTAAAGATTTTCTTAGTATGGTTGATCAGGTCTGCGTTGAGATTGTGCGAAGCCTGCAGAAGAGGAGGACAGTGATGACAACTTTGGGATCATCATCGCCAAATTCACCACCGCCAAGGGGCCCCGTCAGATTCCCAAACTTGCCGGAAAACTTCATGTCAGATAAGTCAATGAGTAGTTCTAGTGAATCAGATGATTTTTGA